A single genomic interval of Lactococcus sp. S-13 harbors:
- a CDS encoding adaptor protein MecA, with amino-acid sequence MKFEDINESTIKITLSFDDLTDYDIKLSDFFGNQEVIEQFFYELVDELGLENRFSNVGMLTFQIQPFPQGVHMIVHEEALLNEGGEIPDDPEEFEELMTGFYNKLNEIGADMARERGITDFKPGLGLPGAKKEENDQEPDFIYYSIRYDDVMSVLTGVKNVKFADEESEFYRYEGEFYLVVLDNQKSKGKMHVESTRARMMEYGEVSNLSREFLQEYAECLIETRALDVLRKI; translated from the coding sequence ATGAAATTTGAAGATATCAATGAAAGTACAATTAAAATCACACTTTCTTTTGATGATTTGACGGATTATGATATTAAATTATCTGACTTTTTCGGAAATCAGGAAGTAATTGAACAATTTTTCTATGAATTAGTTGATGAACTGGGCTTAGAAAATCGTTTTAGCAATGTCGGAATGTTGACCTTCCAAATCCAACCTTTTCCTCAAGGAGTGCACATGATTGTTCATGAAGAAGCGCTCTTGAATGAAGGCGGAGAAATTCCAGATGATCCAGAAGAGTTTGAAGAATTGATGACAGGATTTTATAATAAACTTAATGAGATAGGTGCAGACATGGCGCGCGAACGTGGAATTACTGATTTTAAACCAGGACTGGGCTTGCCTGGAGCAAAGAAAGAGGAAAACGATCAAGAACCTGATTTTATCTATTACTCTATTCGTTATGACGACGTGATGTCGGTCTTGACTGGTGTAAAAAATGTTAAGTTTGCGGATGAAGAGTCAGAATTTTATCGCTATGAGGGTGAGTTTTACCTTGTCGTTTTGGATAATCAAAAATCTAAAGGGAAAATGCACGTTGAAAGCACTCGGGCGCGGATGATGGAATATGGCGAAGTCTCAAATTTGAGTAGAGAATTTTTGCAGGAATATGCTGAATGTTTGATTGAAACACGTGCTTTGGACGTTCTTAGAAAAATTTAA
- a CDS encoding amino acid ABC transporter ATP-binding protein — MNEYLIEIKNLHKYFGKTEVLKGLDIQIQKGEVVVMIGPSGSGKSTFLRTMNLLEKPTKGEVYFEGTNIADKSVDVFKHREKMGMVFQQFNLFPNMTVLENLSLAPVKTGKMDKTQAVEKATQLLERVGLADKAQAYPQSLSGGQQQRVAIARALAMNPEVMLFDEPTSALDPEMVGEVLNVMQELAKEGMTMVIVTHEMGFAKNVADRVLFMADGVIVEEGKPIDLFENPQEKRTQEFLAKVL; from the coding sequence ATGAATGAATATTTAATTGAAATAAAAAATCTGCATAAATATTTTGGAAAAACAGAAGTCCTCAAAGGATTGGACATCCAAATTCAAAAAGGGGAAGTGGTGGTGATGATTGGCCCATCTGGTTCAGGGAAATCCACATTTTTACGCACGATGAATTTGCTGGAAAAACCAACCAAAGGCGAAGTTTATTTTGAAGGAACCAATATTGCAGATAAATCGGTGGATGTCTTTAAACATAGGGAAAAAATGGGAATGGTTTTTCAACAGTTCAATCTCTTTCCCAATATGACGGTTTTAGAAAATCTCAGTTTAGCACCTGTCAAAACGGGGAAAATGGATAAAACTCAAGCTGTGGAAAAAGCTACTCAATTATTAGAACGGGTGGGATTGGCAGATAAAGCTCAAGCTTATCCACAGTCTCTCTCTGGTGGACAACAGCAGCGGGTAGCTATTGCGCGAGCTTTAGCAATGAATCCCGAGGTGATGTTATTTGATGAACCGACCTCAGCGCTTGACCCAGAAATGGTAGGCGAAGTTCTCAACGTCATGCAAGAATTGGCCAAGGAAGGCATGACCATGGTTATCGTCACACACGAGATGGGCTTTGCCAAAAATGTGGCAGATCGGGTCTTATTTATGGCTGATGGAGTGATTGTCGAAGAAGGAAAACCCATAGATTTATTTGAAAATCCACAGGAAAAAAGAACGCAAGAATTTTTGGCAAAAGTCCTTTGA
- a CDS encoding amino acid ABC transporter permease, with protein MNFDFLPKYLPYFNDGMLVTILISAFVVLIGTLLGIVTALGKLSKVAPVRWLANIYIELFRGTPMLVQIMLGFALLGNSSFPTFQVGILQQDLGRLLPGILVLALNSGAYMAEIVRAGIEAVPAGQREAAYSLGIRPTQTMLTVILPQAIRNILPAVGNEFVTIIKDSSLLYTIGVMEVFNGAQTVVNLTYQTVSPMLFVAFYYFVVTFVVSRLLSLLEKKFGKGYAK; from the coding sequence ATGAATTTTGATTTTTTACCAAAATACCTCCCCTATTTTAATGATGGGATGCTTGTGACCATTTTGATTTCAGCTTTTGTGGTGCTAATTGGGACTTTGCTAGGAATTGTAACGGCCTTGGGCAAACTTTCAAAAGTTGCTCCAGTACGCTGGCTGGCTAATATTTATATTGAGTTATTTCGTGGAACGCCAATGCTCGTGCAAATTATGTTAGGGTTTGCGCTCTTGGGAAACAGCTCATTTCCGACCTTTCAAGTAGGAATCCTCCAACAAGACTTAGGGCGTCTGCTTCCGGGGATTTTGGTGCTTGCCCTCAACTCAGGTGCATATATGGCAGAAATCGTTCGTGCAGGTATTGAAGCTGTACCAGCGGGTCAAAGAGAGGCCGCGTATTCATTGGGAATTCGGCCGACTCAGACGATGCTTACAGTGATTTTACCTCAAGCGATTCGTAACATTTTGCCAGCGGTGGGCAATGAATTTGTGACGATTATCAAAGATAGCTCACTGCTTTATACCATTGGAGTTATGGAGGTATTCAATGGCGCACAAACGGTTGTTAATCTAACTTATCAAACGGTTTCGCCAATGCTGTTTGTCGCTTTCTATTATTTCGTGGTCACTTTTGTAGTGAGTCGCTTGTTATCATTGCTGGAAAAGAAATTTGGGAAAGGATATGCAAAATAA
- a CDS encoding diacylglycerol/lipid kinase family protein, translating to MTYYLLANPNSGAGNGGRALEILLPYLKTNHYNYRLYTTKKGGEEASLLQQILAVKKEEDQLVVIGGDGTLSLVIDKLPAREAFSYIPSGSGNDFARSLKLSLDPIEAFEAAKSQRKHEIFIMRYRSQGLTGYALNNIGIGLDATIVKVANEGRLKRLLNYLKLGSLSYILTALHVLVTKKSFGAVITQESQTLELGKAFLMTFTKHPYFGGGVKISPQASNSNADIHLVEYDKHNIFRTFSLIPSVLKGTHLKHPLFLHRINKKFAVELTENQPVQIDGEIHQLAAADRLTIDTEKRMIIY from the coding sequence ATGACTTATTATCTTTTGGCAAATCCAAATTCCGGTGCGGGTAATGGGGGAAGGGCATTAGAAATTCTCCTTCCTTATTTGAAAACAAATCATTATAATTATCGACTTTATACAACAAAAAAAGGTGGCGAAGAAGCTTCTTTGCTTCAACAAATATTAGCAGTTAAAAAAGAAGAAGATCAGTTGGTCGTCATCGGTGGTGATGGGACGCTTTCTTTAGTCATCGATAAACTGCCTGCAAGGGAGGCATTTTCTTATATTCCCTCAGGATCGGGGAATGATTTTGCACGAAGTTTGAAATTGAGCCTTGATCCGATTGAGGCCTTTGAGGCGGCAAAATCACAAAGGAAACATGAAATTTTTATCATGCGTTATCGTTCGCAAGGTTTGACAGGTTATGCCTTAAATAATATCGGCATTGGTTTGGACGCAACGATTGTAAAAGTAGCAAATGAGGGCAGGCTAAAGCGCTTGCTCAACTATTTGAAACTAGGTAGCTTGTCTTATATTTTGACTGCTCTGCACGTTTTAGTGACCAAAAAATCTTTTGGTGCGGTGATTACGCAAGAAAGTCAGACGCTTGAATTGGGGAAAGCTTTTTTGATGACTTTTACGAAACATCCCTATTTTGGCGGTGGGGTAAAAATTTCTCCACAGGCTTCCAATAGCAATGCGGATATTCATTTGGTGGAGTATGATAAGCACAACATCTTTCGGACTTTTTCTTTGATTCCAAGTGTGCTAAAGGGAACCCATTTGAAACATCCTTTATTTTTGCATCGGATCAACAAAAAGTTTGCTGTTGAATTAACTGAAAATCAGCCTGTTCAAATTGATGGCGAAATTCATCAGTTGGCTGCCGCCGATCGCTTAACAATCGATACGGAAAAAAGAATGATTATTTACTGA
- the rpoC gene encoding DNA-directed RNA polymerase subunit beta' — MVDVNKFESMRIGIASPQKIRYWSFGEVKKPETINYRTQKPEREGLFDERIFGPQKDWECACGKLKGVFYKNQVCELCGVQVTTAKSRRERMGHIELAAPISHIWYFKGIPSRMGLALDMSPRALEEVIYFASYVVIDPKETDLEKKQLLTEREYREQLLKNGFGSFVAKMGAEAIQDLLNDVDIDKEVSELKEELKTVTGQRRVKIIRRLDVLSAFRKSGNALSWMVLNVLPVIPPDLRPMVQLDGGRFATSDLNDLYRRVINRNNRLKRLMELNAPNIIVQNEKRMLQEAVDTLIDNGRRGRPITGAGNRPLKSLSHMLKGKQGRFRQNLLGKRVDYSGRSVIAVGPTLKMYQCGVPREMAIELFKPFVMAQLVKKELAANIRAAKRKVERQDSDVWDILEEVVKEHPVLLNRAPTLHRLGIQAFEPVLIDGKAMRLHPLACEAYNADFDGDQMAIHLPLSEEAQAEARLLMLAAEHILNPKDGKPVVTPSQDMVLGNYYLTMEEKGREGEGMIFSSPEEVEIAMRNGYVHLHTRIGIATKSIKKPWTPEHQDKILVTTVGKVIFNSIIPEGMPYLNEPTDANLTGKTDDRFFMDAGQDIHEVLDKVDTVRPFKKGYLGNIIAEVFKRYRTTATSEYLDRLKDLGYHQSTLAGLTVGIADIPVVEDKHKIIDAAHERVEQITKQFRRGLITDDERYNAVTGVWRDAKESLEKRLIDEQDLTNPIVMMMDSGARGNISNFSQLAGMRGLMAAPNGKIMELPIISNFREGLSVLEMFFSTHGARKGMTDTALKTADSGYLTRRLVDVAQDVIIREDDCGTDRGLVISDIATGKEMVEPLFERLVGRYTRKSVLHPETGELIIADDTLISEDVARQIVDAGVKEVTIRSVFTCKTPHGVCKHCYGINLATGDAVEVGEAVGTIAAQSIGEPGTQLTMRTFHTGGVASSSDITQGLPRVQEIFEARNPKGEAVITEVTGTVESIVEDPATRTREITVKGKTDTRSYTVGMADVLEVEEGQFIHRGAPLIQGSIEPKHLLQVRDALSVETYLLGEVQKTYRSQGVEIGDKHIEVMVRQMLRKVRIMDNGSVDILPGTLMDISDFEKANEQALLNGEAPATGRPVLMGITKASLETNSFLSAASFQETTRVLTDAAIRGKEDHLLGLKENVIIGKIIPAGTGMFRYRNIEPLADLENAPEVKEAAPATVEN, encoded by the coding sequence TTGGTCGATGTAAATAAATTTGAGAGCATGCGAATTGGTATCGCATCTCCACAAAAAATTCGTTACTGGTCATTTGGTGAAGTCAAAAAACCAGAAACAATCAACTATCGTACACAAAAACCTGAACGTGAAGGACTTTTCGATGAACGTATTTTCGGTCCTCAAAAAGACTGGGAATGTGCTTGTGGAAAACTTAAAGGTGTTTTCTACAAAAATCAAGTTTGTGAACTTTGTGGTGTTCAAGTAACAACAGCAAAATCACGTCGTGAACGTATGGGACATATTGAGCTTGCTGCTCCAATTTCACATATTTGGTACTTCAAAGGCATTCCATCACGTATGGGACTTGCCCTTGATATGAGCCCACGTGCGCTTGAAGAAGTCATTTATTTTGCGAGCTATGTGGTCATTGACCCTAAAGAAACTGATCTTGAGAAAAAACAACTCTTGACTGAACGTGAGTATCGCGAACAACTCTTGAAAAATGGTTTTGGTTCATTCGTTGCCAAAATGGGTGCTGAAGCGATTCAAGATTTGTTGAATGATGTTGATATTGATAAAGAAGTTTCTGAACTCAAAGAAGAACTCAAAACAGTTACTGGACAACGTCGTGTAAAAATTATTCGTCGTTTGGACGTTTTGTCAGCTTTCAGAAAATCAGGCAATGCTTTATCTTGGATGGTATTGAACGTATTACCAGTTATTCCACCAGATTTGCGTCCTATGGTTCAATTAGATGGTGGACGTTTTGCCACATCTGACTTGAACGACTTGTATCGTCGTGTTATTAACCGTAATAACCGTTTGAAACGTTTGATGGAACTTAATGCTCCAAATATTATCGTTCAAAATGAAAAACGGATGCTTCAAGAAGCTGTTGATACTTTGATTGACAACGGTCGTCGTGGTCGTCCAATCACTGGTGCCGGTAACCGTCCATTGAAATCTCTTTCACATATGCTGAAAGGGAAACAAGGACGTTTCCGTCAAAACTTGCTTGGTAAACGGGTTGACTATTCTGGACGTTCGGTTATCGCTGTTGGTCCAACACTTAAAATGTACCAATGTGGTGTTCCACGTGAAATGGCGATCGAGTTGTTCAAACCATTTGTAATGGCACAACTTGTTAAGAAAGAATTGGCTGCTAATATTCGTGCGGCTAAACGTAAAGTTGAACGTCAAGACTCAGATGTTTGGGATATCCTTGAAGAAGTAGTTAAAGAACACCCTGTTCTTCTTAACCGCGCACCTACGCTCCACCGCCTTGGTATTCAAGCGTTTGAACCTGTTTTGATTGATGGTAAAGCGATGCGTCTTCACCCACTTGCTTGTGAAGCCTACAATGCCGACTTTGACGGTGACCAAATGGCGATTCACTTGCCTTTGTCTGAAGAAGCTCAAGCTGAAGCACGTCTTTTGATGCTTGCTGCTGAACATATCTTGAACCCTAAAGATGGTAAACCTGTCGTTACTCCTTCACAGGATATGGTTCTTGGTAACTACTACCTCACGATGGAAGAAAAAGGTCGTGAAGGCGAAGGAATGATTTTCTCAAGTCCTGAGGAAGTAGAAATTGCGATGCGTAATGGTTATGTGCATTTGCACACACGTATTGGTATTGCTACTAAATCAATCAAGAAACCTTGGACGCCAGAGCATCAAGATAAAATCTTGGTGACGACAGTTGGTAAAGTGATTTTCAACTCAATCATTCCTGAAGGAATGCCTTACTTGAATGAACCAACGGACGCTAACTTGACTGGTAAAACAGACGATCGTTTCTTCATGGATGCTGGTCAAGATATTCACGAAGTTTTGGATAAAGTTGACACTGTTCGTCCATTTAAAAAAGGTTATCTCGGAAATATCATCGCCGAAGTCTTCAAACGCTACCGTACAACGGCAACGTCTGAATACCTTGACCGTTTGAAAGACCTTGGTTACCACCAATCTACTTTGGCTGGTTTGACTGTGGGGATTGCTGATATTCCTGTTGTTGAAGATAAACATAAAATTATCGATGCTGCGCATGAACGTGTGGAACAAATTACGAAACAATTCCGTCGTGGTTTGATTACTGATGATGAACGTTATAACGCTGTTACTGGTGTTTGGCGTGATGCTAAAGAGTCACTTGAAAAACGATTGATTGATGAACAAGATTTGACTAACCCAATCGTTATGATGATGGACTCTGGAGCCCGTGGTAATATCTCAAACTTCTCACAGCTCGCTGGTATGCGTGGTTTGATGGCCGCTCCTAATGGTAAAATCATGGAATTGCCTATCATCTCAAACTTCCGTGAGGGGCTTTCTGTCTTGGAAATGTTCTTCTCAACTCACGGTGCCCGTAAAGGGATGACCGATACAGCCCTGAAGACTGCCGACTCTGGTTATCTTACTCGTCGTTTGGTTGACGTTGCCCAAGATGTTATCATTCGTGAAGACGACTGTGGAACTGACCGTGGACTTGTTATTTCTGACATTGCTACTGGTAAAGAAATGGTTGAACCTTTGTTCGAACGTTTGGTTGGTCGTTATACGCGTAAATCAGTACTCCATCCAGAAACTGGCGAATTGATTATCGCTGACGATACTTTGATTTCTGAAGATGTCGCTCGTCAAATCGTTGATGCTGGTGTTAAAGAAGTCACTATCCGTTCAGTATTTACTTGTAAAACACCACACGGTGTATGTAAACACTGTTATGGTATCAACTTGGCTACTGGGGATGCGGTTGAAGTTGGTGAAGCGGTTGGTACTATCGCCGCTCAATCAATCGGTGAACCTGGTACTCAGTTGACAATGCGTACATTCCACACGGGTGGTGTGGCGTCAAGTTCAGATATCACACAAGGTTTGCCTCGTGTCCAAGAAATCTTTGAAGCCCGTAACCCTAAAGGGGAAGCGGTCATCACTGAAGTAACGGGTACGGTTGAGTCTATTGTTGAAGATCCGGCTACTCGTACACGTGAAATTACCGTCAAAGGTAAGACAGATACACGTAGCTACACTGTTGGTATGGCTGACGTTCTTGAAGTTGAAGAAGGTCAATTTATCCACCGTGGTGCACCTTTGATTCAAGGTTCTATTGAGCCTAAACACTTGTTACAAGTGCGTGACGCATTGTCAGTTGAAACTTACTTGCTCGGCGAAGTTCAAAAGACTTACCGTTCACAAGGGGTTGAAATCGGCGACAAACACATCGAGGTAATGGTTCGTCAAATGCTCCGTAAAGTTCGCATCATGGACAACGGATCTGTTGACATCTTACCAGGTACTTTGATGGACATTTCTGATTTTGAAAAAGCAAATGAACAAGCACTCTTGAATGGAGAAGCTCCTGCAACAGGACGTCCAGTCTTGATGGGGATTACTAAAGCCTCTCTTGAAACAAATTCATTCTTGTCAGCTGCTTCATTCCAAGAAACAACTCGTGTGCTTACTGATGCTGCGATTCGCGGTAAAGAAGACCACTTGCTTGGACTTAAAGAAAATGTTATCATCGGTAAGATTATTCCTGCTGGTACCGGTATGTTCCGTTACCGTAACATTGAACCTTTGGCAGATTTGGAAAATGCTCCTGAAGTAAAAGAAGCTGCTCCTGCAACTGTTGAAAACTAA